TCGGTGCATCCAGATAATCAAAAGCCTCTTCCTGAATGATGTGACTGATCTGGGCATCCACACCGCAGAATGGTTTGTTTTCTTCAACCAGAACGACGCGATTGGTTTTTTGAACGGTCTTCAGAATAGCTTCGACATCCAACGGGCGAATCGAACGCAGGTCCAGGACCTCAGCGTCGATATCGTATTGGTCTTTCAAAATCTGTGCGGCCTCGAGCGAAGTGATCGCGGCGCGACCGTGAGCAATCAGACTGATGTCGCGGCCTTCTTTCAGGATGTTGGCCTTGCCGAGAGGAATGGTGTAGGTCTCTTCCGGCACTTCCCATGTTTCACCGTAAAGGAGTGTGTTCTCCATCACGAAAACCGGGTCATTGTCGCGAATTGCAGTCTTGAGCAGTCCCTTGGCGTCGTAGGCAGTGGATGGGCAAACGACTTTGATCCCTGGATGATTCGCAGCCAGGTTCTCAGGAGTGTGACTGTGGGTTGCACCGACATTGGTTCCGCCATTGGCTGGCCCGCGAACCGTGATCGGGACGTTCATCAGGCCGCCACTCATGTAGCGGCAAAAGCTGCCGTTGTTCATCAACTGGTCAAAAGCCACGTAGCAGAAGCTCCAGAACATAAACTCCATCACCGGGCGCAGACCGAGCATACTGGAGCCAATTCCCAAGCCAATAAAGCCGGCTTCACTGATCGGAGCATCGACGAGGCGTTTGTCCCCGAATTTGTCCCAAAGGCCTTCGGTTACTTTGTAAGCACCGTTGTATTGGGCTACTTCCTCACCCATGACGTAGACGTTTTCATCCCGCTCGATTTCTTCGGCCAGCGCCTCTTTTAAAGCATCTCTATAAGTTATTTCGCGCATATTGCGTTTGGTCTAAAGGTTTTTAATCGTAAGTTGGGTATTAAGGATCAGTCCTTGTCGAAAATACCCCCGTCTTCGAAGATGACGCGCCCCTGGTTGAGTTCGTCGATCTCTTCGTTGGACCCCTTGTTATCGAGGCTCCAGTAAGTGTCTTCAAGAATCGCCTCCGGGTTGGGGAAGGGGCTCTTGTCTGCGAACTCGAAAGCCTTCTCGGCTTCGGCACGGGCAGCTTTTTCAATATTCTTTGCCTTCGCGTCGGTGATATGGCCTTCGTTCTTCAGGATTTCGCGGAAGAGCGTGATCGGGTCGCGTTGCGTTTTGTAGTCCTGAATCTCAGACTTATCGCGGTATTTTTCTGCGTTGGCGTCAGCCACACTGTGTCCGCGGTAACGATAAGTGAACATTTCAAGGATCGTTGGCTTACTTTCCTCATGAGCCTTCTTCATGGCTTGAGCGGTCTTCTCACGAACATCGTAGAGGTTGTTCCCGTTCACGATGCCCCATTCCATGCCATAGCCTTCGCCGCGTTTGGCAAGGAACTGTTCATAAGCACTGGAACGCGCCTGGCTTGTGCCCATCGAATACTTGTTGTTTTCAATGACGAAAACCACGGGCAAGTCCCACAAGCCGGCAAGATTGAAAGCTTCGTGCACGGCACCCTGATTGACTGCACCATCGCCCATGAATGTCAGGCAGCAGCCTTTTTTGCCTTTATATTTGAGGGCAAAAGCGAGTCCGGTGCCGAGAGGAACCTGCCCACCGACGATACCGTGGCCGCCCCAGTAATTCTTGTCGGGTGCGAAAAAGTGCATCGAGCCGCCTTTGCCCTTGGAGCAACCGGTGGCCTTACCAAACATCTCGGCCATACACTCATTCATGCTCATGCCAACAGCAAGAGCGTGACCATGGTCGCGATAGGCTGTGATGACATGGTCGTCTTTACCCATCAGGCCGACGGTTCCGACGGCAACGGCTTCCTGGCCTTCGTAAAGGTGAAGAAAGCCTCCCATTTTACCCTGTTGATAAGCACGAAGACTGCGGGCTTCGAAGGCACGAATCCGCACCATATCCGTAAACATGCTCAGCTTGTCCTTGGGCGTCAGGCGTGCGTTGACTTCGGTCTTGGCGAGCTCTTCGATTGAGAGTTCGTCCTCCTGACCTGGATAAAGTTCTGTTTCTGTTTCTGCTTCGCTCACGTCTTGAATGGTTTGGCTGTTAAATGAGGCTTCTTCCTTTATCTACGTTTTTTGCCCCGGCAGGAAGCTTTTTATTCAAAATAGGGTTTATAGGCATTGATGATGACATTTAGCCATGCATTTTATGTCAATTTGGTGACATAAAAAGAACAATAGTCATTGGAGGCTTTGAAAAGTTAAGGGAACGGGGGCATTCCTGCCCCCTTGTGTTGTGTTTACTTTGGCTCGGACGGGGACATGAATGTCATGGTTTCCCTTGGTTTAAATCCCGATGGATTCTTCCACCACGATTTTCAAATCCTTCTCCGGGTGACAATCCGCTCGGAGAGCAATAAAGCCATCGCGGTGGGAGTCATAATACGGCCAAATCAAATCCCGATCCGTCGGTGGCACCTTGATTTCGTCAATTTCTTCTCGGGTGTAGAATGCGAAATTGCCTTCGTCGATCGTTTTGGGCAGCTCCTTCAGTGGCTTTTTGCAGTCAAACATGAACATCAGCCAGTGCTTTTCGCCTTCAAAGTGCTTTTCCGAAACATAGCCCCAGAGGTGCAGGTCTTCCTTTGTAATCGACAGTTCGGCTTCTTCGCCAACCTCCCGAATCGCACACTCGAATGGACTTTCCCCGCGATCCATTTCCAGCTTGCCACCAATCGGACTCCAGCAGCCCATATTCGGTGCCTTGCGACGTTCGATCATCAGCAGTTTGCCATCCTCTGAATGAAGAAAGACCAGGACCGATATTTTGAAAGGAAGATTCATACGCCGCTCTTAACTGACGTATATTCAGGAAAAAGCAAATATTGGTTCAACCTTCAGTCGCCCCGACCAGTATACTGATCGAGGCGGATGAGTATTATATTGTGAGAGGTGCCGATCTAACGCAGTCTTACGAGCAGGTCCTTTGAGTCAACCTGGTCGCCAGTCTGCACTTCGATGGCGTCAACTACGCCATCTGCCAGGGCATAAACGGTGGTTTGCATTTTCATTGCTTCGAGCACGCAAAGTTTATCCTTCTTGCTGACTTTCTGGCCGACAGTAACGGATACGCTGCTGACCATGGCCGGGATCGGTGAGCCGACTTGCATCTTGTCGGCAGGATCTGCCTTGGTGCGTTTCTTTGACTCGGACTTGACCGATTTGTCGAGGATAACGCATTCGCGGGCGCGACCATTCATCTCAAAGGTAAGGGTCCGTTCGCCATCTGCATTGGGCTCGGAAACGTAAATGAGCTTTACGATGAGCGACTTACCTTCCTCGATCTCTACCGTGATCTCCTCGCCCGGTTTGAGGCCGTAGAAAAAGGCCGGTGTTGGCAGGACGCGGGCATGGCCGTATTCGTCTATATATTTTATCAGGTCGGCGAAGACCTGCGGATACATCAGGTAAGCATAAAGGTCGTCGTCATTGGCTTCAACCTTGTGCTTCTTTGCCAGTTCCTTGCGTGTGGCTTCGATATCGATCTTTTCCGCACGGGCACCCGGGCGGCCTTTGAACGCCTTGCGATCGCCGAGTACTACCTTTTGCACCTTTTTCGGCCATCCGCCCTTGGGCTGACCAAGGCCACCAGAGAGCATATCGACGACGGATTCCGGGAATGCTGTTCCGGGTTCCAGGTTGACCATGTCGGCGGGTTCGACACCCTTGGTCAGCAGGAACATGGAGAGGTCGCCCACAACTTTGGACGATGGGGTGACCTTTACGATGTCACCCAAAAGCTGGTTGACTTCATGATAATAGCGAACGACTTCGGGCCAGCGGGTACCAAGGCCGAGAGCACGGGCCTGCTCACGCAGATTGGTATACTGGCCACCGGGCATCTCGTGGGTATATACTTCGGCCGAGCCAAACTTCGGACTGGTATCGAAGGGGCCGTAGTATTGGCGAACAGCCTCATAGTAGATGGAAAGCTCGTTCAGGAAGTCGAGGTCCAGCCCGGTGTCGCGCTTATCGCCACGGAGCGCGTTCACGATGGAGTTCAGGTTGGGCTGTGAGGTAAGCCCGGAAAGTGAGGAGATGGCCAGATCGACGACATCGACACCCGCTTCGGCGGCCTTGATGACCGATGCTCCGGCAATACCGGAAGAGTCATGGGTATGGAAGTGAACCGGGATGCCTACTTCACTGCGCAAGGCTTTGACCAGCTTGTAGACGGCATGTGGCGTGCAGAGGCCGGACATGTCCTTGAGTGCAAGTATGTGTGCGCCCATCTTCTCCAGTTCTTTTGCCATATCGACATAGTATTTCAGGGAATACTTGTCGCGCTTGGGGTCGAGGATATCTCCGGTGTAGCAGATGGTGCCTTCGCAAACGGAGTTCGTGTCCTTGCGGATGGACTCCATCGCCACCTTGAGGTTGGGCAGGTAGTTGAGCGAGTCGAAGACACGGAAAATATCCATTCCTGATTCTGCGGAGTGCTTGATAAAGCCGCGGATCACGTTGTCCGGGTAATTGGAATAGCCGACGCCGTTGGCACCACGCAGGAGCATCTGAAAACAGACGTTGGGAATTCGCTCGCGCAGTCGACGCAAACGCTTGAAGGGATTCTCATGCAGGAAGCGCATGGAGGTATCGAAGGTCGCACCACCCCAGCATTCCAAAGAGTAAAGGTCGCCAGCGCGCTGGGCTACGGCATCGGCCACCAGTAGCTGATCATAACTGCGCATGCGGGCAGCGAGCAGCGACTGGTGTGCGTCGCGCATGGTCGTATCGGTCACCAGCAGCTTCTTTTGTTTGCGCGTCCACTCCGCAAACTTCTCCGGGCCGTACTTGGTCAGATAGTCCTTGGTTCCCTTGGGCAGCTTGTTCGTGTGGTCGTGCTCCGGAATGATTACGGGCAGGTCCATGGTCGGCACCGGGCGCCCTTTGACCTGATCATTGCCGTTGACAATGGTTTGTCCGAGCAGCTTCAGCAGCTTGGTCGCACGGTCACGGCGACGTTTGAATTTGAAAAGGTCTTTCGATGTATCGATTAAGGTCGTGGTCGCCTTACCCGATGAAAAGATCGGATGATTAATGACGTTCTCGATGAAGGGTATGTTGGTTTTTACCCCGCGGATGCGCATTTCGCTGAGGGCGCGATCCATGCGCTGGATGGCCAGCTCAAAGCTGCTTGCCGAAGCTGTCAGTTTAACGAGCAGTGAATCATAGTATGGCGTGATGACGGAACCCGTGTCCCCCATGGCGCCGTCGAGGCGAATGCCAAAGCCTGCGGCTGAGCGGTAGTTGACGATCTTACCGTAGTCGGGGGCAAAATTCTTCTCCGGGTCTTCCGTGGTAATACGTGCCTGAATGGCGACACCATTGCGCGGGATGTCCCCCTGTTGCGGGATGCCGACCTCATCACTGAAGAGGCTGTGCCCTTGTGCAATGAGCACCTGGCTGCGCACGATATCAATGCCGGTGATGACTTCGGTTACGGTGTGTTCAACCTGGATGCGGGGGTTCATCTCGATAAAGAACCATTCGTCTGTATCGAGATCGTAAAGGAACTCCACTGTGCCCGCACTGTAGTAGCCGATCGACTTTGCAATCTGCACGGCAGCATCGCAAAGCGCGCTCCGCACGTCATCGGGCAGGCCGATTGATGGGGCGATTTCCACAACCTTCTGGTGGCGGCGCTGCACAGAGCAGTCGCGCTCGTGTAGGTGGACCACGTTGCCCTGTTTATCACCAAGAATTTGGACTTCGATGTGCTTGGCGCGCTCGATGTAACGCTCAAGGAAAACTGCGGAGTTGCCAAAGGCACGTTGCGCTTCGCCCTGCGCTTCTTCCAGTGATGCTTTTAAATCCTTCGGGTCCTTAACCACGCGCATACCACGACCGCCGCCGCCGAAGGCAGCCTTGATGATGAGCGGGAAGCCGATCTTTTTGGCCGTCTTGAGCGCTTCATCCGGGTCGGCAATCGGATCTTCGGTGCCGGGCAGTGTCGGCACTTTTGCCTGATCCGCAATTTTACGTGCTTCGATTTTGTCACCCATTCGGGCCAGCAGCTCCGGGCTGGGGCCGACAAATGTGATACCATTCTTCTCACAAGCTTCTGCGAAGTGCGCGTTTTCCGAGAGGAAGCCATAGCCGGGGTGAACGAGGTCAACGCCCTTTGCCTTGGCCAGGTCCACGATGCTTTCAATATCGAGATAGGCCGCCACAGGACCCTTGCCCTGGCCAACGAGGTAGGATTCGTCCGCCTTAAAACGGTGGACCCCAAAACGGTCTTCATTGGCATAGATGGCAACTGTCCTGCAGCCCAGCTCCGTGGCGGAACGGAAAATACGGACGGCGATTTCACTTCGATTTGCAGCGAGTAATTTCTTCATAGGGATTTGTTGGGAGTAAAGTTGAGTAAATTTTTAGAGAAGTCGCCCACAAAGTTCCGTCACACTTTTTTTATTTCGACTGTCTTGCGGTTACGGGATTCTCCGCTCCAGCAGTGCCGTTTACCTCTTGGGGCATGCAGCTTATCTACGGCGCCAGTCTCGACACCGACCATTGATCATCGTTCGTCTGCTCGAATTGAATCCGATCATGGAGTCGGCTTTCGCGGCCTTGCCAGAATTCAATGAGGCGGGGGACGACGCGGTAGCCGCCCCAGAAGTCGGGGAGGGGGATTTCGCCGTCGGCGAATTTGCGCTTTATTTCTTCAAGCTTCATTTCGAGGACCTTGCGCCCGCTGATGACTTTGCTCTGGTTGGAAACCCAGGCCCCGAGGCGACTGCCATGCGGGCGGCTGAGGAAATATTTCATCGACTCCGCGGTGGAGACTTTTTCGGCTCGGCCAAGAATTTTCACCTGACGCTCCAGAGGCAGCCAGGGAAAGAGGAGGGCGACATTGGTGTTTTGTGAGATTTCTTCAGCCTTGTTTCCAGTGTAATTGGTGTAAAAAACAAAACCGCGATCATCGTAGGCTTTGAGGAGAACAGTTCGGATGTTGGGGCGACCTTCCGAATCGACGGTCGAAAGACTCATCGCGTTGGGCTCGACCAGGTCTGCCGAGCAGGCTTGCTCAAACCAGAGCCGGAACTGTGCCACAGGATTGGCATCCACTGAGTCTTCATCCAAGGCTGCCGCCTTGTATTCGCGTCTGAGATCGGAAGGATTCATTTTCAGAACTCAGGATGCCATGCGTGGGCATCGGTGCGACCAAAAACATCAGGCTTTGGATTACGCCATGAATCTATCCGCAGATTTCACAGATGGCGCAGATTACTGCTTATTGGGTCTGTTTCGCCTAAAGCGGACTGCAACGAATAGTAACGATGTTGCCGCCAGCACGAATGTGACAGCCGACGGCTCAGGGACGAGGACGAACGCTACGTTTAGAGAATCGAACCCAGTGCCTTCAAACAGTGGTATTGTTGTATATGGCTCAGTAGCTAAATACGATTTGGCATCTGAGGAGAGGCTTGCATAGGACTGAAAGATACCGGATCCCGTCAGTGTCGTTTCGACATTCGGCGTATCGGTGGTTAG
The Rubellicoccus peritrichatus DNA segment above includes these coding regions:
- a CDS encoding alpha-ketoacid dehydrogenase subunit beta, with translation MREITYRDALKEALAEEIERDENVYVMGEEVAQYNGAYKVTEGLWDKFGDKRLVDAPISEAGFIGLGIGSSMLGLRPVMEFMFWSFCYVAFDQLMNNGSFCRYMSGGLMNVPITVRGPANGGTNVGATHSHTPENLAANHPGIKVVCPSTAYDAKGLLKTAIRDNDPVFVMENTLLYGETWEVPEETYTIPLGKANILKEGRDISLIAHGRAAITSLEAAQILKDQYDIDAEVLDLRSIRPLDVEAILKTVQKTNRVVLVEENKPFCGVDAQISHIIQEEAFDYLDAPIKRVSAIDAPAIYSMPLEKIQIPDAARVVKKALEIC
- the pdhA gene encoding pyruvate dehydrogenase (acetyl-transferring) E1 component subunit alpha; the encoded protein is MSEAETETELYPGQEDELSIEELAKTEVNARLTPKDKLSMFTDMVRIRAFEARSLRAYQQGKMGGFLHLYEGQEAVAVGTVGLMGKDDHVITAYRDHGHALAVGMSMNECMAEMFGKATGCSKGKGGSMHFFAPDKNYWGGHGIVGGQVPLGTGLAFALKYKGKKGCCLTFMGDGAVNQGAVHEAFNLAGLWDLPVVFVIENNKYSMGTSQARSSAYEQFLAKRGEGYGMEWGIVNGNNLYDVREKTAQAMKKAHEESKPTILEMFTYRYRGHSVADANAEKYRDKSEIQDYKTQRDPITLFREILKNEGHITDAKAKNIEKAARAEAEKAFEFADKSPFPNPEAILEDTYWSLDNKGSNEEIDELNQGRVIFEDGGIFDKD
- a CDS encoding NUDIX hydrolase; the protein is MNLPFKISVLVFLHSEDGKLLMIERRKAPNMGCWSPIGGKLEMDRGESPFECAIREVGEEAELSITKEDLHLWGYVSEKHFEGEKHWLMFMFDCKKPLKELPKTIDEGNFAFYTREEIDEIKVPPTDRDLIWPYYDSHRDGFIALRADCHPEKDLKIVVEESIGI
- a CDS encoding pyruvate carboxylase; its protein translation is MKKLLAANRSEIAVRIFRSATELGCRTVAIYANEDRFGVHRFKADESYLVGQGKGPVAAYLDIESIVDLAKAKGVDLVHPGYGFLSENAHFAEACEKNGITFVGPSPELLARMGDKIEARKIADQAKVPTLPGTEDPIADPDEALKTAKKIGFPLIIKAAFGGGGRGMRVVKDPKDLKASLEEAQGEAQRAFGNSAVFLERYIERAKHIEVQILGDKQGNVVHLHERDCSVQRRHQKVVEIAPSIGLPDDVRSALCDAAVQIAKSIGYYSAGTVEFLYDLDTDEWFFIEMNPRIQVEHTVTEVITGIDIVRSQVLIAQGHSLFSDEVGIPQQGDIPRNGVAIQARITTEDPEKNFAPDYGKIVNYRSAAGFGIRLDGAMGDTGSVITPYYDSLLVKLTASASSFELAIQRMDRALSEMRIRGVKTNIPFIENVINHPIFSSGKATTTLIDTSKDLFKFKRRRDRATKLLKLLGQTIVNGNDQVKGRPVPTMDLPVIIPEHDHTNKLPKGTKDYLTKYGPEKFAEWTRKQKKLLVTDTTMRDAHQSLLAARMRSYDQLLVADAVAQRAGDLYSLECWGGATFDTSMRFLHENPFKRLRRLRERIPNVCFQMLLRGANGVGYSNYPDNVIRGFIKHSAESGMDIFRVFDSLNYLPNLKVAMESIRKDTNSVCEGTICYTGDILDPKRDKYSLKYYVDMAKELEKMGAHILALKDMSGLCTPHAVYKLVKALRSEVGIPVHFHTHDSSGIAGASVIKAAEAGVDVVDLAISSLSGLTSQPNLNSIVNALRGDKRDTGLDLDFLNELSIYYEAVRQYYGPFDTSPKFGSAEVYTHEMPGGQYTNLREQARALGLGTRWPEVVRYYHEVNQLLGDIVKVTPSSKVVGDLSMFLLTKGVEPADMVNLEPGTAFPESVVDMLSGGLGQPKGGWPKKVQKVVLGDRKAFKGRPGARAEKIDIEATRKELAKKHKVEANDDDLYAYLMYPQVFADLIKYIDEYGHARVLPTPAFFYGLKPGEEITVEIEEGKSLIVKLIYVSEPNADGERTLTFEMNGRARECVILDKSVKSESKKRTKADPADKMQVGSPIPAMVSSVSVTVGQKVSKKDKLCVLEAMKMQTTVYALADGVVDAIEVQTGDQVDSKDLLVRLR
- the pdxH gene encoding pyridoxamine 5'-phosphate oxidase, with translation MNPSDLRREYKAAALDEDSVDANPVAQFRLWFEQACSADLVEPNAMSLSTVDSEGRPNIRTVLLKAYDDRGFVFYTNYTGNKAEEISQNTNVALLFPWLPLERQVKILGRAEKVSTAESMKYFLSRPHGSRLGAWVSNQSKVISGRKVLEMKLEEIKRKFADGEIPLPDFWGGYRVVPRLIEFWQGRESRLHDRIQFEQTNDDQWSVSRLAP